A region of Necator americanus strain Aroian chromosome I, whole genome shotgun sequence DNA encodes the following proteins:
- a CDS encoding hypothetical protein (NECATOR_CHRI.G1329.T1), with translation MSFVNSCCHLSLGRRWPSQREKSADMTPGPLAADKRLLAKRTVRKIAKKVRSSRKPQSARRCIEEVWHILENPNSDDVSKMCSRQLLLLRVQLKDKVRGYFNGECSFEDLVQHTGLTREAVMVTLGKHNAFHRDTDDRVNDDKLGQGVTSVEITDDGRKECNATFVVPKLDISDVRKDAPSSDDDDTSKSEVVVEEVNHHPEPTTPLRSLLQEPTIHSNQSPREVTDSSAEISDLAKRLGARLFQDTSMFEQLRKVKREKSFVEQLREIVASSTITESSAKQLQFIPSTPIAKRPIPITIECREIDVQTSIRIGELPAITKEMRDTATDVPSLDYLSMSELGGLRQLPDNFIIQEDISSSAISSDQSAGQVPGSMVGRIRTTIAVNRDGSVQFTPAKAVTVSELNEDSFPRKCVDREFTQFPAHPPQSSFNASASPRTPRISESPWRPSSRRLHLEEVDISTSHESNSIEVVSVASAHTPAAQPETKSSQLRKVQEMVVHDLSLVDVSSKGSSDLSHQDEEHTYNQVSQIVSE, from the exons ATGAGCTTCGTAAATTCCTGTTGTCATTTGTCACTTGGTAGACGTTGGCCTTCACAACG agaaaaaagtgctgatATGACGCCAGGTCCGCTTGCTGCCGATAAGCGCCTGCTCGCAAAACGAACCGTACGAAAAATAGCGAAGAAAGTCCGTTCATCAAGGAAGCCGCAATCTGCGAGACGTTGTATTGAAGAAGTGTGGCATATTCTGGAGAA TCCTAATTCTGACGATGTGTCGAAGATGTGCTCCAGACAACTTCTGCTTCTTCGTGTACAGTTAAAA GATAAAGTACGAGGTTACTTCAATGGTGAGTGCTCTTTTGAAGACTTGGTGCAGCATACTGGACTAACGAGAGAAGCAGTCATGGTTACTCTGGGGAAGCACAATGCGTTCCACCGCGATACAGATG accGAGTAAACGATGATAAACTTGGACAAGGCGTGACTTCTGTAGAGATTACTGATGATGGTCGAAAAGAATGCAATGCTACATTTGTCGTACCGAAGCTTGACATATCGGACGTCCGCAAAGATGCACCAAGTTCGGATGACGACGATACATC GAAAAGTGAAGTTGTCGTCGAGGAAGTTAACCATCACCCCGAACCCACCACTCCTTTACGGAGCTTG CTTCAAGAACCAACTATTCATTCAAACCAAAGTCCTCGCGAGGTTACCGATAGTTCTGCAGAAATAAGTGATTTAGCGAAGCGA TTGGGGGCTCGACTGTTTCAAGACACTTCCATGTTCGAACAGCTGCGGAAAGTTAAACGCGAGAAGTCGTTTGTTGAGCAGCTGCGTGAAATAGTTGCTTCTTCCACAATCACGGAATCGTCTGCTAAGCAACTCCAATTCATTCCTTCCACTCCAATTG CAAAACGTCCAATTCCGATCACGATTGAGTGCAGAGAAATCGATGTCCAAACATCAATTCGAATTGGCGAACTCCCTGCAATTACGAAAGAA ATGCGTGATACTGCCACGGACGTGCCATCACTTGACTATCTATCAATGTCGGAACTAGGTGGTTTGCGACAACTTCCAGATAATTTTATTATACAAGAGGACATCTCATCTTCGGCAATTAGTTCTGATCAAAGTGCTGGTCAAGTCCCTGGAAGTATGGTTGG TCGAATTCGTACTACAATTGCTGTAAATCGCGATGGAAGTGTCCAGTTTACTCCAGCAAAAGCTGTGACAGTATCAGAGTTGAATGAGGACTCATTTCCGAGAAAGTGTGTTGATCGAGAGTTCACACAGTTTCCAGCACATCCCCCACAGAGTTCTTTCA ATGCAAGTGCTAGTCCACGCACTCCTCGCATCTCCGAGTCACCGTGGCGACCATCATCGCGACGCCTTCACCTTGAAGAGGTCGACATCTCCACAAGTCATGAATCTAACTCCATAG AGGTGGTCTCTGTGGCATCTGCTCATACCCCAGCAGCACAGCCAGAAACTAAGTCGAGCCAGTTAAGGAAGGTGCAAGAAATGGTCGTACACG ATTTATCACTGGTGGATGTGTCCTCAAAGGGCAGTTCCGATTTGAGCCACCAAGATGAGGAACACACATACAATCAAGTTTCTCAAATTGTTAGCGAATAG
- a CDS encoding hypothetical protein (NECATOR_CHRI.G1330.T2): MSGCCGIENPSLYKNRRAAKGEAYEPTKYEHWANTISHAVGIVPSVLVFRYMVSIAHRDLQFYLMIIYGLFTTLLFSSSTCYHACELKYRQKRAQTQLRYYLHICDRAAIYLFIAASYTPWLTLRHCGYPGLNLKWMIWVFALLGILYQYNFHEKYKTLETMLYILIAGCPSVAIFTMNDRTGLEWMIVGGVVYIAGVIFFKMDGIIPFAHAIWHIHVLIGASCHTYAVYSTLLGPDPNNPVPDISHIEF; this comes from the exons ATGAGCGGCTGCTGTGGAATCGAGAA CCCATCACTCTACAAGAATAGGAGAGCAGCGAAAGGCGAGGCCTACGAGCCAACAAAATATGAACATTGGGCGAACACTATTTCTCATGCT GTTGGAATCGTACCCAGTGTGCTTGTCTTTCGGTATATGGTCTCTATTGCACATCGTGATTTACAATTTTATCTGATGATCATATACGGCTTGTTTACGACTTTATTATTCTCATCTTCCACTTGTTATCACGCGTGCGAATTAAAATACCGTCAAAAAAGAGC ACAGACACAGTTACGGTATTACCTGCATATATGCGATCGAGCCGCCATTTACTTGTTCATAGCAGCGTCATACACACCATGGCTAACATTACGACACTGTGGATATCCAGGACTGAATCTCAAATGGATGATTTGGGTCTTCGCTCTGCTGGGTATACTATACCAATATAATTTTCATGAGAA GTACAAAACACTAGAAACTATGCTTTATATACTAATCGCTGGTTGCCCCTCGGTAGCAATCTTCACTATG AATGATCGCACTGGATTAGAATGGATGATTGTTGGTGGTGTTGTCTACATCGCTGGAGTAATATTCTTCAAAATGGATGGCATAATACCTTTTGCTCACGCAATTTGGCACATACATGTTTTGATAG GTGCCTCGTGTCATACCTACGCTGTGTACTCGACTTTGCTTGGACCCGATCCAAATAATCCAGTTCCAGATATTTCTCACATTGAATTTTAA
- a CDS encoding hypothetical protein (NECATOR_CHRI.G1330.T1): MEIGVSWTLTSFCRRYNIAAPAKGPSLYKNRRAAKGEAYEPTKYEHWANTISHAVGIVPSVLVFRYMVSIAHRDLQFYLMIIYGLFTTLLFSSSTCYHACELKYRQKRAQTQLRYYLHICDRAAIYLFIAASYTPWLTLRHCGYPGLNLKWMIWVFALLGILYQYNFHEKYKTLETMLYILIAGCPSVAIFTMNDRTGLEWMIVGGVVYIAGVIFFKMDGIIPFAHAIWHIHVLIGASCHTYAVYSTLLGPDPNNPVPDISHIEF, translated from the exons ATGGAAATTGGAGTCAGCTGGACACTTACTTCATTCTGCCGAAGATATAATATTGCCGCACCTGCGAAAGG CCCATCACTCTACAAGAATAGGAGAGCAGCGAAAGGCGAGGCCTACGAGCCAACAAAATATGAACATTGGGCGAACACTATTTCTCATGCT GTTGGAATCGTACCCAGTGTGCTTGTCTTTCGGTATATGGTCTCTATTGCACATCGTGATTTACAATTTTATCTGATGATCATATACGGCTTGTTTACGACTTTATTATTCTCATCTTCCACTTGTTATCACGCGTGCGAATTAAAATACCGTCAAAAAAGAGC ACAGACACAGTTACGGTATTACCTGCATATATGCGATCGAGCCGCCATTTACTTGTTCATAGCAGCGTCATACACACCATGGCTAACATTACGACACTGTGGATATCCAGGACTGAATCTCAAATGGATGATTTGGGTCTTCGCTCTGCTGGGTATACTATACCAATATAATTTTCATGAGAA GTACAAAACACTAGAAACTATGCTTTATATACTAATCGCTGGTTGCCCCTCGGTAGCAATCTTCACTATG AATGATCGCACTGGATTAGAATGGATGATTGTTGGTGGTGTTGTCTACATCGCTGGAGTAATATTCTTCAAAATGGATGGCATAATACCTTTTGCTCACGCAATTTGGCACATACATGTTTTGATAG GTGCCTCGTGTCATACCTACGCTGTGTACTCGACTTTGCTTGGACCCGATCCAAATAATCCAGTTCCAGATATTTCTCACATTGAATTTTAA